The sequence below is a genomic window from Halomonas halophila.
GCGACGAGGGTAGCCTGTTCCTGTTCGCCAGCGTGCTGGCCCGGTTCTTCTCGCTGTACGCCAGCATCAACTCGTTCCACGAGCTGCACGTCATCAACCTTCATAACCGCGAGCGCTACGCATGGACCTTGCAGCCGGGCCAGCAGCCCCTGATGTAGCGCTCGCTCCCCTGGTCGACGGGGCCCGGCGCTACGACTTCTATCAGCTGGTGGAGCTGCTCCACCGGCATCACGGCGACGACCTCGAGGGCGACCGCGAAGCCGACCCGGCCGGCGAGCGCGTGCGCTTCCAGGCCTCGGCCTCGCTGGGCTTCCCGGGCAGCGACATCCTCTCGCTGACGCCGCGCCCGGCCGGCCACTACGACATGCGCGTCAGCTTCCTGGGGCTGCAGGGCGCCCAGTCGCCGCTGCCGGGCTACTACCTCGAGGCGATGGCCCACGCCGAGGCGCATCGCGAGGGCGCGGCCGGCGACTTCCTGAATCTGTTCAACCACCGGGTGCTGTCGCTGCTGCATCGCGGCTGGCGCAAGTATCGCCACCACGTGCGCTACCAGGACGGCGCGGCGGACGGCTTCTCGGCGGCGATCTTCGCCCTGGTCGGCCTGGCCGACGACCGTCTGCGCGGCGAGACGCCGATCAACTGGAGCAAGATGCTGGCCTACGCCGGCCTGCTGGCCGGTCGCTCGCGCTCGCCGGACGTGGTGGCGGGCATCGTCGGCCACTGCTTCGACCTCGACGGCGTCGAGGTCGAGAGCTGGGTGCATCGGCGGGTCGAGATTCCGCCCGACCAGCGCACCCGCACCGGCCTGGGGGCCTCGACCCTGGGCCAGGACATGATCGCCGGCAGCCGGGTCGACGATATCAGCGGCAAGTTCGCGCTGTGCCTGCACGGGCTCGACCTGGAACGTTTCCGCGACTTCCTGCCCGACGGCCGCGATCACCAGGCGCTGCGCACCCTGATGGAGTTCGTGCTGCGCGAGCCCCTGGCCTACGACCTGGAGCTCGAGCTCCTGGAAAGCGAAGTCAGACCCATGCGCCTGGGGGAGGGGGGCAGCTGCCAGCTGGGCTGGACCACCTTCGTGCAGCCCGAGGCCCACGCCACGGCCCGGCGCCGTCGGGTAAGCATTCAGATGACACGGTGAACCCATGAACGCGACGCTCTCCCAGCAGCAGGCCATCACCCTGGTGGTCACCAACAGCGAACGGCTCGAGGGCCGTTCCACCAGCAGTCATGTCTTCCCGGCGGCCGGCGGCACCCTGGGCAGCGCGACGGTCGACGACTGGCTGCTGCAGGACCACGCCGGCCGGGTGCGGCCCGGCCACGCCGAGATCCAGCGCCTGGACGGGCGCTTCTGCCTGATCGACCGCAGCGGCCAGACCTTCGTCAACCACGCCACCCTGCCGATCGGCCGCGAACGCCGGGTGGCGCTGCGCGACGGCGACGAGCTGCAGGTGGGCGAGTACCACCTGCGCGTGCACCTGGGCGACCGTCAGGCCGACGCCGCCGGCGTGCAGCCGCTGGCGACCCTGGTCGACGAGGAACACGAGACCCTCGAGGCCACCGAGATCCTGCCCGCCGAGGCCGCCGCGCCGCGGGCCCAGCACGATCCGCTCGAGGCGCTGGGCGAGGCCTCTCCCGCCCGGCGGCACCAGGACCCCATGGCCGCGCTGGCCGACGACCCCATGGTCGGCGCGGACGATCATCACCAACTGCTCGATGCCCTGGACGGGCAGGGCGGCGCGTCCGGCATGACGGCCGCGCCGAGTAACCGACGCTACGAGGAACCCGACATGGACGAACGGCTGTTGAACGATCTGGAACGCTCGGTCGGCGAGCAGCTCGAGGATCGCTGGCAGGAACCGGCGGCGGGGGAGGTCGGCCACGTCGGCGCCTCGCCGCTGCTGCAGACCCTCGGCGGCGAGCTGCGCTTCCGCGACAGCGCCGAGCAGCACGCCTTCCTCGAGGAGGCCGGGCGCACGCTCAAGGCCACGGTGGATGGCCTGCTGGCGCTGCACCAGGTCCATGACGGCAGCCGCTATCCGCTGCGCGACCGGCGCCTGCAGCCGATCGAGGACAACCCGCTGCGCCTCGGCCAGTCCTACGAGCAGACCCTGACCACCCTGTTCGCCGCCCAGCGCAGCCCCGTGCACCTCTCCGCACCGGCGGCGGTGGCCGAGTGCCTCGAGCACCAGCAGCAGCACCAGGCGGCGGTGGAAGAGGCCATCGGCACCGCGCTGCGCTCGATCCTCGACGCCTTCTCGCCGGATGCGCTGCTGCGCCGCTTCCAGGCCTACCGCGGCGCCGGTCGCCAGGGCGAGGACGAGGACGGCTGGGCCTGGGAGATGTATCGCCACTACTACCAGGAGCTCAACTCCGGTCGCCAGCAGGGCTTCGAGAAGCTGTTCTGGGAGGTCTTCGAGCAGGCCTACGACCAGTCGGTGCGCCGCCAGCAGCGGGAGGGGGCATGATCCCCCGCCCGGCCGGGATCGCGCCGCTGGCGCGGGGCCTGGCGCTGGCCGGTGCGCTGGCGATGCTGGCCGGCTGTGCCTCGACCTTCGAGGCCGCCGGCAAGACCTACGAGGTGATCAAGGATCCCTCGATCCCGGTCGGCTATCCGGAGGATCGCCCGTCGCGGGTCGACCTGAGCATGCTGGCGGCCGACGACATGAACCCCAATGTCGAGGGCGAGGGCACGCCGCTGCGCTTCCAGATCCTGCAGCTCAAGGACGACTCGATGCTGATGTCGGCGGACCATCGCCAGCTGCAGGAGGACCTCGAGGAGGCGCTCGGCACCAACTACCTGGCGCATGACGACTTCACCCTGCTGCCCGGCCAGTTCAAGTTCTACGAGCCGTTCGAGGTCGAGGAAGACACCCGCTACATCGGCATCATCGCCTTCTACGCCGACCCCAACCAGGCGCAGTGGAAGAAGGTCGTGAAGATCGACGCCCAGGGGCGCGACTACCACCTGCTGGTGCAACTGATGGAGCGCGAGGCCGCGCTGAGGAAGGAGACCTGATGGCCAGTCGCAATCCCGTGGTCTGGAGCGAGGGGCTGTTCATCAAGCCCCAGCATTTCCAGCAGCAGCAGCGCAGCCTCCAGGGGCTGGTCGATACCCGCCTGCGCGGCGTCGGCGGCTACCTGCATGGCTTCCTGACCCTCGAGCTCAACGCCGAGTACCTGAGCTTCGGGCGCATCGCCCTGAGCCGGGCCAGCGGCGTGATGCCGGACGGCACGCCCTTCCACCTGCCCGACGACGACCTGGAGCCGCCGGCGCTGGAGATCGACGACGCCTCGGTGGCCAACCAGGTGGTCTACCTGGGCGTGCCGCTGGCCACCGACGGCGTGGCCGAGGTGAGCTGGGAGGCCTCGTCGCTGGCCTCGCGCTATCGCGCCGAGCCGCGCGGCGTGCGCGACCTGCACTCGCGGGTCGGTGACATCGCCGACCTGGACCTGGCGCGGGTGGCGCCGCGGCTGCTGCTCGAGCAGGAAGACCGCAGCGCCTACGCCTGCCTGGCGGTGGCGCGCATCCTCGAGCGGCGCCCCGACGGCAGCTTGGTGCTCGACGAGAACTTCCTGCCGACCCTGCTCAACGTCCAGGCCGCGCCGGTGCTGCAGCGCTTCGTCGGCGAGATGGCCGGGCTGATGCGCGAGCGAGCGCGCAACCTGGCCCAGCGCCTGTCGACGCCGAACCAGTCCGGCGTCGCCGACGTCGCCGACTTCATGCTGCTGCAGTCGCTCAACCGCGCCCAGCCGCGCTTCCAGCACCTGGCCCGGCTCGGCCATCTGCATCCCGAGCGGCTCTACGCCGACATGCACGAGACCTGCTGCGAGCTGACCACCTTCACCGCCGAGTCGCGGCTGCCGCCGGAGTTTCCGGCCTACGACCACGACCGCCCGGAGGCCGCCTTCCGGCCGCTGATGCAGAGCCTGCGCCAGTCGCTGTCCACGGTACTCGAGCCGCGCGCCATGGCCATCCAGCTGCAGTCGCGCCGCTACGGGCTCAAGGTCGCCACCGTGGCCGACCGCAGCCTGCTCGAGGACGCCGACTTCATCCTCGCGGTGCGCGCGGATCTGCCGCCGGAGCGCTTGCGCAAGCTGTTCGTGCAGCAGACCAAGGTGGCCAGCGTCGAGCGCATCCGCGACCTCATCAGCCTGCAGCTGCCGGGCATTCCGCTCGAGCCGCTGCCGGTGGCGCCGCGCCAGCTGCCTTTCCATGCCGGCTACACCTACTTCCGCCTCGACCGTCAGAGCGAGGCCTGGAGCATGCTCAACGGGGCCAGCGGCTTCGCCTTCCACGTCGCCGGCGACTTCCCGGGGCTGGAAATGCAGTTCTGGGCGATCAGGAGCTAAGCCATGAACGATCTCGCTACCCGCGACGACGCGCGTCGCCACGAAGACAGCATCGACGTCCAGGGCCTCGAGCGGCTGATCCACAGCCATGCCAACCACCTGGACGCCGACGAGGACTACTGGTTCCGGCTGCGCGGCCACAGCCTCAACCCGCTGGTGGACGCCGCCAGCTCGCTGCTGGGCATGGTGGTGCGGGTTCGCCAGCTCGACCGGCTCGACGACATCGACCAGCTCTATCGCCAGGTGGTCGACGAGATCGCCGCCATCGAGGTCGAGCTCACCGAGCAGGGCTACGACCGGCCGACGCTGCTGGCCTATCGCTACGTGCTGTGCTCGTTCATCGACGAGGCGGTGATGAGCACCGGCTGGGGCCAGCAGAGCCAGTGGGCCGGCCACTCGCTGCTGGCGCGCTTCCACAACGAGACCTGGGGCGGCGAGAAGGTCTTCTCGATCCTCTCGCGGCTGCGCCAGGAGCCGCGCCGCTATCGCGACCTGCTGGCCTTCATCTACCTGTGCCTGTGCCTGGGTTTCGAGGGCCGCTACAAGGTCATGCCCCACGGCCGCGAGGAATACGAGCAGATCCTGCGCGAGCTGGGCGACCAGCTGGTGGCCCTCGACGAGCCCGGCGAGGACAGCCTGACCCGCCCGCTGGACAACGTGCTCGCCGCGGCGCGCCGCCAGGGCGACGGCCTGCCGCTGTGGGGCATCTTCGCGCTCTTCGCCCTGGCCATGGCGCTGGTCTACGTCGGCTTCTCGTGGACGCTGGGCGAGCAGGCCGACCAGGTCGGGCTGCTGCTGGAACGCATCATCGACTAGCCGCCGGGCGGCTCGAACCACCGCTTGCTTACGACATCGAGGGAGACACCATGCTCAGGGTAGAGCTACCGGCACTGATCGGCCGACTCAACGCCATCGCCCGCCAGGCACTGGAAGGGGCCGCGACGCTGTGCGCCGAGCAGCAGGCGCCGGAAGTGGGCGTGTCCCACCTGCTGCTGGCCGGCCTCGACCAGCCGCTGTGCGACCTGCGGGTGCTGCTCGAGGCCGAGGACATCGAGCCCGAGGCGCTGCGCCGTGCGCTCACCGAGGACGCGCGTCCTCCGCGCGACCTGGAGGTGGCCACGCCGAGCTTCTCGCCGCTGCTGGTCGAGCTGCTGCAGGACGCCTGGCTCCTGGCCAGCACCGAGTTCGGGCACCGCGAGCTGCGCACCGGGGTGATCTTCACCGCCCTGCTGCATCACGCCGGGCGCTATCTCGGCCCCCGCGGCGAGCGCCTGCTGGCCGGCATCAACCGCGAACGGCTGCGGCGCGACTTCGCCCGCCTGACCCGCGAGTCCGCCGAGGCCGCCAGTGCCGCCGAGGACGAGAGCGAGCGGCCGGCCCCGGCCCGAAGCGCAAGCGGCGACGACAGTGCGCTGGCGCGCTTCGCCACCTCGCTCACCGAGCAGGCGCGCCGCGGCGAGCTCGACCCGGTGCTGTGCCGCGACCCCGAGATCGACCAGATGCTCGACATCCTCGGTCGCCGGCGCAAGAACAACCCGATCGTGGTGGGCGAGGCCGGCGTCGGCAAGAGCGCCGTGGTCGAGGGCCTGGCGGCGCGTATCGTCGAGGGCCGCGTGCCCGCGGCGCTTTCCGGCGTGGAACTGATGTCGCTCGACCTCGGCGCGCTGCAGGCCGGGGCCTCGGTCAAGGGCGAGTTCGAGAAGCGCCTCAAGGCGGTGATCGAGGAGGTCAAGGACGCGGCCGTGCCGACGCTGCTGTTCATCGACGAGGCCCACACCCTCATCGGCGCCGGCAACGCCGAGGGCGGCGCCGACGCCGCCAACCTGCTCAAGCCGGCGCTGGCCCGCGGCGAGCTGCGCACCATCGCCGCCACCACCTGGCGCGAGTACAAGAAGCACATCGAGAAGGACCCGGCGCTGTCGCGGCGCTTCCAGCCGGTGGCCCTGGGCGAGCCGGACGTGGAGCAGGCGCTGATGATCCTGCGCGGCCTGCGCGACGTCTACGAGTCGACCCACGGCGTGCTGATCGGCGACAGCGGCCTGCGCGCCGCCGCCGAGCTCTCGGCCCGCTACCTGGCCGGCCGCCAGCTGCCGGACAAGGCCATCGACGTGCTCGACACCGCCGGCACTCGGCTGGCCCAGGCCCTGGACACGCCGCCGCGACGCCTCAGCCACCTGATGAGCGAGCAGCTGGCTGCCCGGCGCGAGCACGACCAGCTCGAGCGCGAGGCGCTGCTCGGCCGTCATCCCGACACCGCCCATCGCGACGCCCTGGCCGAGCGGCTGGCGCGGCTGGACGAGGAGCGTGAGACCCTGGAGGCCGCCTGGCGCGAACAGCGCGAGTGCGTCGACGCCATCCTGACCCTGCATCGCGAGCTGCTCGACGGCTCGGAAGACGACGCCAGCGATGGAGAGAGTCACGAGACGGAAGGCGAGAACGAGAGCGCCGACCAGGCACGCGCTCGCCGCACCGCCGCGCTGGCCGAGCACGAGGCCCGCCTCGAGGCGCTGCAGCGCGAGTTCTCGCTGGTCAATCCCAGCGTCGAGGAGGCCCAGATCGCCCAGGTGATCGGCGACTGGACCGGGGTGCCGGTGGAGCGCATGACCCGCGACGAGCTGGCGCGCCTCACCGAGCTGCCCGAGGAGCTGGGTCGGCTGATCAAGGGCCAGGACCTGGCCGTCGAGCGCCTTCACCGCCACCTGCTCACCGCCCGCGCCGACCTGCGTCGCCCCGGGCGTCCGCTGGGCGCCTTCCTGCTGGTCGGCCCCAGCGGCGTGGGCAAGACCGAGACCGTGGTGCAGATCGCCGAGAGCCTCTACGGCGGCCGCCAGTTCCTGACCACCATCAACATGTCCGAGTATCAGGAGAAGCACACCGTCTCGCGGCTGATCGGTTCGCCGCCCGGCTACGTGGGCTTCGGCGAGGGCGGCCTGTTGACCGAGGCGATCCGCCAGCGGCCCTACTCGGTGGTGCTGCTCGACGAGGTCGAGAAGGCCCACCCGGACGTGCTCAACCTGTTCTATCAGGCCTTCGACAAGGGCGAGCTGGCCGACGGGGAAGGGCGCGCCATCGACTGCCGCAACGTGCTGTTCTTCATGACCTCGAACCTCGGCTATGACGCCATCGTGCGCCACGCCGACGACCGCGCGGCGATGGACGAAGCGCTCTACCCGGTGCTGGCCGACTTCTTCAAGCCGGCGCTGCTGGCGCGCATGGAGGTGGTGCCTTACCTGCCGCTGTCGCGGGATATCCTCCACGACATCGTCGGCGCCAAGCTCGAGACCCTGGCCGGGCGCATCCGCGACCGCCATCGCCAGGCCGAGGTGGAGCTGGCACCGGCGCTGGCCGAGGCCATCTGCGAGCGCGCCACGCGCAGCGAGAACGGCGCGCGGATGCTCGAGTCCGTGATCGACGGCGAGCTGTTGCCGCCGGTGTCCCGGGCGCTGCTCGAGCGCATGGCGCGTCGCGAGCCGGTGAGCCGCGTCGCGCTGGGCGTGGACGAGCACGGCTTCACCGCGGAGGTCGGCTGAGGTGAGCGATCACGGCGTGCTCGATGCGGCACCTGCCGAGGCCCCGGCGCTGGCCGGCATGGCCGAGGCGCTGCGGCTGGTCGAGGGCCACTCGCCCGACGAGCTGCGCCGGCGCGGGCTCGCGCTGCTGCGCGAGCGGCTGGGGCTGGCCTGGGCACGCTGCCTGTTCCTCGACGCCAGCGGCCGCTGGCTGGGCGAGGACGGCGACGACGCCTGGCTGGCCTGCGACGACTTTCGCCATCCCTATGCCCATGCCATCCGCCGCGGCGAGGCGATGGAGCTGGGGCTCGGCGAGGCGCGGCTGCGGCTCGATCATCCCGCCTTCCAGGCGGCCACCGAGGGGCTGCCGGCGGCCTGGCGGCTGTCGGTGCGCCCGCTTCGCGCGCGGGACGGCAAGCGCGAGTGGCTCGGCGTGCTGGCCCTGGCGGGCCCCGCCGAGCGCCTCGCGCCGTTGGCCGAGTGTGACGACTTCCTGGCCTTCGAGGCGCTGCTGTGTCGCCTGTGGGCCTGGCTGGCTCGCCAGCGCGACGAGCGCCGCCACCAGGCGCGCCTGCGCGACTCGCTGGCCGAGGCCAACGACGGCGCCCGGCGCCGCACCCTCAGCGAGCGCCTGGCCCAGCGGATTCTCGGCGACTCGCCGGCCATCGGCGCGCTGCGCGACCAGCTGGTGCGTGCCGCCGAGACCCATCTGGCGGTGCTGCTGCAGGGCGAGACCGGCACCGGCAAGGAGCTGGTGGCGCGCGGCGTGCACGAGGTCTCGGCGCGCAGCGACGGGCCCTTCATGGCGATCAACTGCGCGGCGATCCCCGAGAGCCTGCTCGAGGCCGAGCTGTTCGGCCACGTGAAGGGCGCTTTCTCGGGCGCCGAGCGCAGCCGCGAAGGGCTGTTCGGCCAGGCCGACGGCGGCACCCTGTTCCTCGACGAGATCGGCGACATGCCGCTGGCGCTGCAGGCCAAGCTGCTGCGCGTGCTCGAATCGGGGCGCTATCGCCCGCTCGGTGGCGACGACGAGCGGAAGGTCGATCTGCGCCTGGTAGCGGCGACGCACCAGCCGCTGCATCGGCGCATCCGCGAGGGTGCCTTCCGCGCCGACCTCTACTACCGCCTCGGCCAGTTCCCGCTCACGCTGCCGGCGCTGCGCGAGCGCCGCGAGGACATTCCGGCCCTGGCCCGGGCCTTCGTCGACGACTTCTGCCGGCGCGAGGGCCGCGAGGACATCGGCCTGGGGCGCGCGGTGCTGCGTGCCCTCGAGGCGCGCGACTTCCCCGGCAACGTGCGCGAGCTCAGGAACCTGATCGACTACGCCTGCGCCATGACCCGCGACGGCGAGGACATCGCCCCCGAGGCGTTGCCCGACGAGGCGCCCTCGGCGCCGGTCGACGACGCGGCCACCGACGCCACCCCGGCGCCGGCAGCCGAGCAGGACGACGTCTTCGACCTGCGCCGGGCGCTGCGCGACTACGAGGCGACGCTGATCCGCCAGCGCCTGGCGCGCTTCGACGGCAACCGCACCCTGGCCGCCGAGAGCCTGGGCCTGCCCAAGCGGACCTTGGCGCATAAGTGCCGACAGCTGCAACTGGATAGCCCATGAACGTGAACGATCGATTTCCCGCTCGGCCCGCTTGGTGGCACCGGCTGGCCGGTCTGGCCCTGCTGCTGGCCGCCGGACTGGCGCCTGCCGCGGGCCAGGCCCGGAGCGATGTCGAGGACAGCGCCCCGGCGTCGCGCCTGCAGGCCGCCGAGGCCTGCGCCGAACGGCCCTCGCGGCTGGGCCGGCTCGAGTGCTACGACGACCTGTTCCGCGACCGCCCCGCGGCGGTGGCGGACGCCTCGCGCTCGCCGCTGTGGCGCGCCGTGGCCGCCCAGGAGGCGGAGCGCGACGCCGATGACGTCGGCGTGATGACCCGTGAGACCGCCGACACCGTGCTGATGAGCGCCCCGGCGCTGGGCACGGTGCCGCCGCGCCCGCTGCTGGTGATCAGCTGCGACGACGCCATCACCCGCTTCCAGCTGCACCTCCACGAGCCGCTCGAGGGCTCGCGGGCGTCGCTCAGGCTGGAAGGCGAGGGCGTCGCCCTCGACCAGACCTGGCGGGTGCTCGACGGCGGCCACGTGATCAGTGGCGGGCGCGGGCTGCCGGCCATCGGCACCCTGAAGCGCCTGCTGGGCGGCGAAGACCTGCGGCTGTCGAGCGACACGGCGGTCATCGACGGGCTGCGCTTCGATCTCGATGGCTGGCGCACGGCGATCGCGCCGCTGCGCGCCATGTGCCGCTGGTAAGGGGGAAACGACATGCGCATTACCCAGCCCCATCAGCTCGAACCGCTGCTCGCGCCCCTCGCCGAGGGCGTCGGCGAGCCGGTGGCCGATCACGAGGACTTCGACTGGCTCGACGAGCAGATGATGAAGGTCGGTTCGCTGCAGCACGGCGAGGTCGACTGGAGCGGCGCCGAGACCCGCGCCGCGCGGCTGCTGTCCGAGACCGGCAAGGACCTCAAGGTGCTCGGCCACCTGCTGCACTGCCTGCAGCACGATGGCGATCCGGCGCGCTTCGCGCTGTCGCTGGAGCTGCTGGCCGGTGCGCTGGACGCCTGGTGGGAGGCCGCCTATCCCTTCGCCGGCCCGCGCGGCAAGCGGGCCCGGCCCAAGCTGTTCCAGCAGTTCACCCAGCGCGCGCTATCGCTGGCCGGCGGCCTGGAGTTTCTCGGCGCCGCCGAGGATCACGCCGCCTGCCGTGCGGCGCTGGACCGGCTGCGCGAGCGGGCCGCCGGCCATGAGCTGCCGGACGAGGCGCTGGCGGATCTCTCGCGGCTGCTCGATCAGGCCACGCCCAGCGCCGAGGCGCCGTCGGCGTCCGGCGCCTCGGCGGCGCCCGCGGGCGGTGGCGAACCGAGCCGCGCGGCGGCGCCGGCCACCGAGGCCGAGCCCGCCGCGCCGAAGGCCCCGGAGGCGCGGCTCGAATCCGGCAACGATCGCGGCAACCGCCAGGCGCTGCTCAAGATGGCCGACTTCCTCAACGAGCAGTCGCCGGGCGAGGCGCTCGGCTATCGGCTGCGCCGCCACGCGGTGTGGCACGCCATCCAGGGCCTGCCGATGACCCGCGACGGCCAGCGCACCGAGCTGGCGCCGGTCTCCGCCGACCGGGTTGCCGAGTACCGCGAGGCCGCCGCGGGCCGGCCGACGCCGGAGGACTGGCGGCGCATCGAGAACAGCCTGGCGCTCAGCCCCTACTGGCTCGAGGGACATCGTCTGAGCGCGGAGGTGGCGCGGCGGCTCGAGCAGCCGCGCTGCGCCGAGGCGATCCGCGACGAGACGGCGCGCTTCGTCGACCGCCTGCCAGGCATCGAGGCGCTGACCTTCAGCGACGGCTCCGCCTTCCTCGACGGCGAGACGCAGACCTGGCTGACGGACGTGGCCGGCCCCGGGGCGCCGGCGGCCATGGGCGGGGGCGATCCCTGGCAGGCCGGCCTCGAGACGGCCCGCGAGCGGCTCGCCGAGGAGGGGCTGGCGCCGGCGCTCGCGGTGCTAGACGAGGGCCTCGCGGCGGCGGCGTCGCCCCGCGAGGGCGTCTACTGGCGCCTGGCCAGCGCCGACCTGCTGAGGGAGGCCGGCCTCGCCGCGCTGGCCCGGCAGCACTATCAGGCATTGCAGGACTCCGTGGCGAACCTCGCGCTGGAAGGCTGGGAGCCGGCGCTGCCGGCCCGCCTGGCGGCGGCACTCGAGGCATGACAC
It includes:
- the tssJ gene encoding type VI secretion system lipoprotein TssJ; this encodes MIPRPAGIAPLARGLALAGALAMLAGCASTFEAAGKTYEVIKDPSIPVGYPEDRPSRVDLSMLAADDMNPNVEGEGTPLRFQILQLKDDSMLMSADHRQLQEDLEEALGTNYLAHDDFTLLPGQFKFYEPFEVEEDTRYIGIIAFYADPNQAQWKKVVKIDAQGRDYHLLVQLMEREAALRKET
- the vasI gene encoding type VI secretion system-associated protein VasI; this encodes MNVNDRFPARPAWWHRLAGLALLLAAGLAPAAGQARSDVEDSAPASRLQAAEACAERPSRLGRLECYDDLFRDRPAAVADASRSPLWRAVAAQEAERDADDVGVMTRETADTVLMSAPALGTVPPRPLLVISCDDAITRFQLHLHEPLEGSRASLRLEGEGVALDQTWRVLDGGHVISGGRGLPAIGTLKRLLGGEDLRLSSDTAVIDGLRFDLDGWRTAIAPLRAMCRW
- the tssK gene encoding type VI secretion system baseplate subunit TssK, whose protein sequence is MASRNPVVWSEGLFIKPQHFQQQQRSLQGLVDTRLRGVGGYLHGFLTLELNAEYLSFGRIALSRASGVMPDGTPFHLPDDDLEPPALEIDDASVANQVVYLGVPLATDGVAEVSWEASSLASRYRAEPRGVRDLHSRVGDIADLDLARVAPRLLLEQEDRSAYACLAVARILERRPDGSLVLDENFLPTLLNVQAAPVLQRFVGEMAGLMRERARNLAQRLSTPNQSGVADVADFMLLQSLNRAQPRFQHLARLGHLHPERLYADMHETCCELTTFTAESRLPPEFPAYDHDRPEAAFRPLMQSLRQSLSTVLEPRAMAIQLQSRRYGLKVATVADRSLLEDADFILAVRADLPPERLRKLFVQQTKVASVERIRDLISLQLPGIPLEPLPVAPRQLPFHAGYTYFRLDRQSEAWSMLNGASGFAFHVAGDFPGLEMQFWAIRS
- the icmH gene encoding type IVB secretion system protein IcmH/DotU; this encodes MNDLATRDDARRHEDSIDVQGLERLIHSHANHLDADEDYWFRLRGHSLNPLVDAASSLLGMVVRVRQLDRLDDIDQLYRQVVDEIAAIEVELTEQGYDRPTLLAYRYVLCSFIDEAVMSTGWGQQSQWAGHSLLARFHNETWGGEKVFSILSRLRQEPRRYRDLLAFIYLCLCLGFEGRYKVMPHGREEYEQILRELGDQLVALDEPGEDSLTRPLDNVLAAARRQGDGLPLWGIFALFALAMALVYVGFSWTLGEQADQVGLLLERIID
- a CDS encoding sigma-54 interaction domain-containing protein; this translates as MSDHGVLDAAPAEAPALAGMAEALRLVEGHSPDELRRRGLALLRERLGLAWARCLFLDASGRWLGEDGDDAWLACDDFRHPYAHAIRRGEAMELGLGEARLRLDHPAFQAATEGLPAAWRLSVRPLRARDGKREWLGVLALAGPAERLAPLAECDDFLAFEALLCRLWAWLARQRDERRHQARLRDSLAEANDGARRRTLSERLAQRILGDSPAIGALRDQLVRAAETHLAVLLQGETGTGKELVARGVHEVSARSDGPFMAINCAAIPESLLEAELFGHVKGAFSGAERSREGLFGQADGGTLFLDEIGDMPLALQAKLLRVLESGRYRPLGGDDERKVDLRLVAATHQPLHRRIREGAFRADLYYRLGQFPLTLPALRERREDIPALARAFVDDFCRREGREDIGLGRAVLRALEARDFPGNVRELRNLIDYACAMTRDGEDIAPEALPDEAPSAPVDDAATDATPAPAAEQDDVFDLRRALRDYEATLIRQRLARFDGNRTLAAESLGLPKRTLAHKCRQLQLDSP
- the tssH gene encoding type VI secretion system ATPase TssH, coding for MLRVELPALIGRLNAIARQALEGAATLCAEQQAPEVGVSHLLLAGLDQPLCDLRVLLEAEDIEPEALRRALTEDARPPRDLEVATPSFSPLLVELLQDAWLLASTEFGHRELRTGVIFTALLHHAGRYLGPRGERLLAGINRERLRRDFARLTRESAEAASAAEDESERPAPARSASGDDSALARFATSLTEQARRGELDPVLCRDPEIDQMLDILGRRRKNNPIVVGEAGVGKSAVVEGLAARIVEGRVPAALSGVELMSLDLGALQAGASVKGEFEKRLKAVIEEVKDAAVPTLLFIDEAHTLIGAGNAEGGADAANLLKPALARGELRTIAATTWREYKKHIEKDPALSRRFQPVALGEPDVEQALMILRGLRDVYESTHGVLIGDSGLRAAAELSARYLAGRQLPDKAIDVLDTAGTRLAQALDTPPRRLSHLMSEQLAARREHDQLEREALLGRHPDTAHRDALAERLARLDEERETLEAAWREQRECVDAILTLHRELLDGSEDDASDGESHETEGENESADQARARRTAALAEHEARLEALQREFSLVNPSVEEAQIAQVIGDWTGVPVERMTRDELARLTELPEELGRLIKGQDLAVERLHRHLLTARADLRRPGRPLGAFLLVGPSGVGKTETVVQIAESLYGGRQFLTTINMSEYQEKHTVSRLIGSPPGYVGFGEGGLLTEAIRQRPYSVVLLDEVEKAHPDVLNLFYQAFDKGELADGEGRAIDCRNVLFFMTSNLGYDAIVRHADDRAAMDEALYPVLADFFKPALLARMEVVPYLPLSRDILHDIVGAKLETLAGRIRDRHRQAEVELAPALAEAICERATRSENGARMLESVIDGELLPPVSRALLERMARREPVSRVALGVDEHGFTAEVG
- the tssG gene encoding type VI secretion system baseplate subunit TssG, whose protein sequence is MDLAAGPAAPDVALAPLVDGARRYDFYQLVELLHRHHGDDLEGDREADPAGERVRFQASASLGFPGSDILSLTPRPAGHYDMRVSFLGLQGAQSPLPGYYLEAMAHAEAHREGAAGDFLNLFNHRVLSLLHRGWRKYRHHVRYQDGAADGFSAAIFALVGLADDRLRGETPINWSKMLAYAGLLAGRSRSPDVVAGIVGHCFDLDGVEVESWVHRRVEIPPDQRTRTGLGASTLGQDMIAGSRVDDISGKFALCLHGLDLERFRDFLPDGRDHQALRTLMEFVLREPLAYDLELELLESEVRPMRLGEGGSCQLGWTTFVQPEAHATARRRRVSIQMTR
- the tagH gene encoding type VI secretion system-associated FHA domain protein TagH, which translates into the protein MNATLSQQQAITLVVTNSERLEGRSTSSHVFPAAGGTLGSATVDDWLLQDHAGRVRPGHAEIQRLDGRFCLIDRSGQTFVNHATLPIGRERRVALRDGDELQVGEYHLRVHLGDRQADAAGVQPLATLVDEEHETLEATEILPAEAAAPRAQHDPLEALGEASPARRHQDPMAALADDPMVGADDHHQLLDALDGQGGASGMTAAPSNRRYEEPDMDERLLNDLERSVGEQLEDRWQEPAAGEVGHVGASPLLQTLGGELRFRDSAEQHAFLEEAGRTLKATVDGLLALHQVHDGSRYPLRDRRLQPIEDNPLRLGQSYEQTLTTLFAAQRSPVHLSAPAAVAECLEHQQQHQAAVEEAIGTALRSILDAFSPDALLRRFQAYRGAGRQGEDEDGWAWEMYRHYYQELNSGRQQGFEKLFWEVFEQAYDQSVRRQQREGA